Proteins from one Euwallacea similis isolate ESF13 chromosome 13, ESF131.1, whole genome shotgun sequence genomic window:
- the LOC136413025 gene encoding uncharacterized protein isoform X2 yields the protein MGVEEGAVNSIMSGIENTGGVKQHNHKKKLRQRFDIIKKLGQGTFGKVQLGINKETGQEVAIKTIKKSKIESDADLIRIRREIQIMSSVQHPNIIHIYEVFENREKMVLVMEYAAGGELYDYLSERKVLPEDEARRIFRQIATASYYCHKHKICHRDLKLENILLDENNNAKIADFGLSNVFDDQRLLNTFCGSPLYASPEIVKGTPYHGPEVDCWSLGVLLYTLVYGAMPFDGSNFKRLVKQISQGDYYEPSTPSPASPLIRDMLTVNPKKRANIEKICCHWWVNETYTTNCLEISEELANQTPVRLDVLLSLAPPAPQLESEKLVVTRDVTEEVKQDAAAPLRSQSVGSLMDLSTPERRIMDLINEEKFAPKRKLESTVSTERMNLDKRRDKIIKENTVADISLHGAIQEDVSQEDASMTEVVPLNKSLTQTISKEKTMDVEPSVVEGAACQEIMEEVRVKETGANKKSPSVSKVKRTQSSIGGKILEGINEIPSQENLTDKENKTKAIKEESVKNTEEKSISKKKPMKKKVLADKNENEKDLKLEESALVKAKVKENGVIVQDKSMQKQEKGDTIAKPTERRKSRIFEAAEKFQNLISPTETKAAPMEKPKKILLPDSMVTQQGVSVDGFKKEFERKSSLTSSTPTKPKSSTVPKRTFIDKQKSEEENAVEQKKTETKPNKSKQASNEQIKIEPNVPKQETPKTEEGRQEIVKNAVNIISNALDKDKDGTRKSKSRPSIMRKPPVPFGVSGRSASGNIGTIAPLSPPIQNIGPKPFVRPCYENKVLASEVKQVKEEPLQLSPEEQQTSSAEITLKSATLPRRKTTKAQIHINYPSQKPAQMEFRTEAAHNVEAPAQVRSEVVVPVSGADDRSSKERIIPIAFEKKVENGHKESAQSPPAKPPVARPFQTQKSNVSQRSNSLSRQSTQDSDSESTSTGEPIKKSAREYIIPIAVEGGGYVTPRSGSVEPSDSNASTMTSRSKFGRGARRLNSLLSDRESEDESPFASLHRHSSFGKDSDNEDSGKAGTFHHMHRLRRIRPKKSALEHNDSVSSGEEDDDDGFEIVTAENLFSTLLSRVRDLTQRLNVDDGVRPGFPSSRLLSHFDHGLWNRMENPLSSIPYKVVYTRRVQKATHTSLNRTFSRPSSVTSTQSNSSFNVPWRRSVSKDLASDIESVFNDQNSGTLTARIPRGDNHQLNDHEPNLNLADLDLKKLNLSEEDRLALSHLTPGLSRRIEKQLMAQLTPAEVRKLHRTLSTKTSEEIRKSSEVDGRKSINYTLPRKTALGDGRKSLLPVKLSSGRDESVDPSYNFNVRSSSIGAQPRGSSRFLSPKPKIVRSVSRTKPELCSPESSVSESISKNEDTSSSYRKDSDSYSSRYSDNSSSRPYSRYSNEGLYSYSPGPVLLSPPSELPSKIERKSSTRRVSRFLRSDFYEPKEDNALLKEKKERERETQQVLKEIRDKRKSRLRSQSRNREEKKEEAPLKADETPENKITHDYVNVKSPSPEPQSVHDYVNVKVTESVPVTVKKISRLARPKSYPNDNAQKPEEAQAPESKISKLKKGFGKKEKPSKEDKNEANKHINEEDKAHKNKLLHTLEKKLEKFRCGQKNVEEAKSTGDKKSVVDCAIKRLREQSLPRNLEPCTESGLIKRAVSVEDLAVGSKPLQASKKSVTKILGLFKKYEEQDKKKEKTVKKTKSKAIVKENSESVIDKKERPKSLLLDKMRHFQNSSKAENQADNSNGDDRPKSKLPIVNTYRRSLNLDHLPEPPTEFHPKPDRSNLRLDLNQTSRIHIEAPEEEVRPGSTMENDVYSPQNENRNSLTTTDDSSTILSPTDDYLSCDSWSACSDYHHLNDLHSPQHNGHVPYSGDESESVIDRIRRKSFYTRFNEKKRPTRKPSVGIAYRNMDLYGREYSKPDYSSLDRYRSPSVSRRTSFTSYIPEVNTSTTRNSKEYRPYVRSATVLNDYVNVPGGSQSLAHTYQNVPGSHNSLIGHSYQNLPGSYQTYNSRIARPSKYTDSDSHLDDFLTTSVPKRHSLYRAAFDRGSLSPGSEYFTDRASSILQSPTTSEPI from the exons ATTCGATATAATCAAGAAATTAGGACAAGGGACTTTCGGCAAAGTGCAGCTAGGCATAAACAAAGAGACTGGCCAAGAG GTAgctattaaaacaattaaaaaatcaaaaatcgaaTCGGATGCCGATTTGATTAGGATTAGGAGGGAGATTCAGATAATGTCTTCAGTACAACATCccaatataatacatatatatgaAG TGTTTGAAAATAGGGAAAAAATGGTATTGGTAATGGAGTACGCCGCTGGCGGTGAACTTTACGATTACCTATCTGAGCGAAAAGTTTTGCCTGAAGACGAGGCTCGTAGGATCTTCCGTCAGATAGCTACGGCCAGCTACTACTGCCATAAGCACAAAATTTGTCACAGGGATCTGAAGCTCGAAAACATTCTATTAGACGAAAACAATAATGCCAAG ATCGCTGATTTTGGCTTGTCCAACGTTTTTGATGACCAAAGGTTGCTCAACACTTTCTGCGGCTCACCCTTGTATGCATCTCCCGAAATTGTTAAAG GTACTCCATATCATGGACCAGAGGTCGATTGCTGGTCCCTAGGAGTATTGTTGTACACATTAGTTTATGGTGCTATGCCCTTTGATGGCAGTAACTTTAAGAGACTGGTTAAGCAAATTTCTCAAGGCGATTATTATGAGCCTTCCACTCCTAGTC CTGCTTCTCCATTAATACGGGACATGCTAACTGTGAACCCCAAGAAAAGAgcaaatatagaaaaaatatgctGTCACTGGTGGGTCAATGAGACTTACACGACCAATTGTTTAGAAATTAGTGAGGAATTAGCCAATCAAACCCCA GTTAGATTAGATGTTCTTTTATCTTTGGCCCCACCTGCACCTCAACTTGAAAGCGAAAAATTGGTGGTAACTCGAGATGTAACTGAAGAAGTTAAGCAAGACGCGGCGGCGCCTTTACGTTCTCAAAGTGTGGGCAGCTTAATGGATCTCTCAACTCCAGAGAGACGAATTATGGACCTGATAAACGAGGAGAAATTCGCTCCTAAGAGGAAGCTCGAAAGCACCGTCAGTACGGAGAGAATGAATCTCGACAAGCGCAGggataaaattattaaggaaAACACTGTCGCCGATATAAGCTTGCATGGGGCTATTCAGGAGGATGTTTCGCAAGAAGATGCCAGCATGACTGAAGTGGTGCCTTTGAATAAGTCGCTCACTCAGACCATCTCTAAGGAGAAAACCATGGATGTGGAGCCTTCAGTGGTGGAAGGTGCTGCTTGTCAGGAGATTATGGAAGAAGTCAGGGTGAAAGAAACTGGTGCTAACAAGAAATCTCCCTCGGTATCTAAAGTCAAAAGGACCCAATCTAGTATTGGTGGCAAAATTTTAGAAG GCATAAATGAGATTCCAAGCCAAGAAAATCTGACAGATAAAGAAAACAAGACCAAAGCTATCAAAGAGGAGTCAGTTAAGAATACTGAAGAGAAATCCATAAGCAAGAAAAAACCCATGAAAAAGAAGGTTTTGGCTGATAAGaatgaaaacgaaaaagaTCTGAAACTTGAAGAAAGTGCCTTGGTGAAGGCGAAG GTGAAAGAAAATGGGGTGATTGTTCAGGACAAATCTATGCAGAAGCAAGAGAAAGGTGACACTATCGCGAAACCGACGGAGAGAAGAAAGTCGAGGATATTCGAAGCTGCagagaaattccaaaatttgatTAGTCCGACTGAAACTAAAGCGGCACCCATGGAGAAGCCGAAGAAGATTTTATTGCCGG acaGCATGGTTACACAACAAG GTGTGTCTGTAGACGggtttaaaaaagaatttgagCGGAAATCTAGCCTTACTTCTTCCACCCCCACGAAGCCGAAATCGTCCACTGTTCCCAAAAGAACCTTCATAGATAAGCAGAAGTCAGAAGAGGAAAATGCAGTCGAACAGAAAAAGACTGAGACAAAGCCTAATAAGTCTAAACAGGCATCCAATG AACAAATCAAAATCGAACCAAATGTGCCAAAACAAGAAACTCCAAAGACTGAAGAAGGCCGACaagaaatagtaaaaaatgctGTAAATATTATCTCAAATGCTTTGGACAAGGACAAAGACGGTACACGAAAATCCAAGTCACGGCCGTCCATAATGAGAAAACCCCCAGTGCCATTCGGG GTTAGCGGTAGGTCTGCTTCAGGAAACATAGGAACAATAGCTCCCTTAAGCCCACCCATTCAAAACATAGGCCCCAAACCTTTCGTGCGGCCTTGTTATGAGAATAAAGTGTTGGCAAGTGAAGTGAAACAg GTTAAAGAAGAACCGTTGCAGCTCAGTCCTGAGGAGCAGCAAACGAGCAGCGCAGAAATAACCCTGAAAAGCGCCACTTTGCCCAGAAG GAAAACCACTAAAGCTCAAATTCATATCAACTACCCCTCCCAGAAACCGGCTCAAATGGAGTTCCGAACCGAGGCCGCTCATAATGTGGAGGCACCCGCTCAAGTACGCAGCGAGGTGGTGGTGCCGGTTAGTGGCGCTGATGATCGGTCTTCGAAAGAGAGAATCATACCCATTGCCTTTGAAAAGAAGGTGGAAAATGGGCATAAAGAGTCCGCGCAGTCGCCGCCAGCAAAACCACCGGTCGCTCGGCCCTTCCAGACCCAAAAATCGAATGTTTCGCAAAGGTCTAATAGCTTATCGCGACAATCTACTCAAGATTCCGACTCAGAGTCAACTTCCACGGGAGAACCTATTAAGAAATCGGCAAGAGAGTACATTATACCTATTGCAGTTGAAGGAGGAG GATACGTCACTCCAAGGTCCGGCAGTGTAGAGCCTAGTGACAGCAACGCTAGCACTATGACCAGTAGATCGAAATTCGGTAGGGGCGCCCGAAGACTCAA TTCGCTTCTTAGCGACAGAGAATCCGAGGACGAGTCTCCATTCGCCAGCCTCCATAGACACAGCTCATTTGGCAAAGATAGCGACAATGAAGATTCGGGCAAAGCAGGCACTTTCCATCACATGCATCGCTTGAGGCGAATTAGGCCTAAAAAATCCGCACTCGAGCACAACGATTCTGTTAGTTCCGGCGAAGAGGATGACGATGACGGCTTCGAGATCGTAACAGCAGAGAATCTATTTTCTACTCTATTATCCCGG GTCAGAGATTTAACCCAAAGGTTAAACGTTGACGACGGAGTGAGGCCTGGGTTTCCCAGCTCGAGATTGCTGAGCCATTTTGATCATGGTTTGTGGAATCGCATGGAAAACCCGCTTTCAAG CATACCATATAAGGTTGTGTACACAAGAAGAGTACAGAAAGCTAC ACACACCTCGTTAAATAGAACCTTTAGCCGACCTTCATCGGTAACCAGCACGCAGTCGAACAGCAGTTTTAACGTGCCCTGGCGTAGGAGCGTTAGCAAGGACTTGGCCTCCGATATCGAGAGTGTCTTCAATGACCAGAACAGCGGAACGTTGACCGCTCGCATCCCCAGAGGAG ATAACCACCAACTAAACGACCACGAACCGAACCTCAATTTGGCCGACCTGgacctaaaaaaattgaacctCAGCGAGGAGGATCGCCTCGCCTTATCGCATTTAACCCCCGGCTTATCCAGGCGGATCGAAAAGCAGCTTATGGCCCAGTTAACCCCCGCGGAAGTGAGAAAATTGCATCGGACGCTCAGCACCAAAACCAGTGAGGAGATTCGGAAAAGCTCAGAAGTGGACGGAAGAAAGTCGATCAATTACACCCTACCCAGGAAAACCGCATTAGGTGATGGGAGAAAGTCGCTCTTGCCCGTGAAATTGAGTAGCGGTAGAGATGAAAGCGTTGATCCTTCCTATAATTTCAATGTGAGGTCTTCGAGCATCGGTGCCCAGCCTAGAGGAAGTAGCAGATTCCTGTCCCCTAAACCCAAAATAGTTAGGTCAGTAAGTCGTACTAAGCCGGAGTTGTGTAGCCCTGAAAGCAGCGTGTCTGAGAGTATCTCCAAGAACGAAGACACCTCCAGCTCTTACAGGAAAGATAGCGACAGCTACAGCTCCAGGTACTCTGATAACAGCTCCTCGAGACCCTACTCGAGGTATTCCAACGAAGGCCTCTATTCTTACTCACCAGGCCCTGTGCTGCTCTCACCCCCCTCGGAGCTTCCCAGCAAAATCGAAAGAAAATCCTCCACGAGACGAGTCTCCAGATTCCTTAGGTCGGACTTTTACGAGCCTAAAGAAGATAACGCACTTCTCAAGGAGAAAAAAGAGCGTGAACGCGAAACACAGCAAGTGCTGAAGGAAATACGTGATAAACGTAAGAGCAGACTGAGATCTCAATCCAGAAATCGGGAAGAGAAGAAAGAAGAGGCTCCGTTGAAAGCTGATGAAACTCCagagaataaaattacccaTGATTACGTCAACGTAAAATCTCCAAGTCCCGAACCTCAATCGGTGCACGATTATGTTAACGTAAAAGTAACTGAAAGCGTGCCTGTGActgtaaagaaaatttcgaGGCTAGCCAGGCCTAAAAGCTATCCCAACGATAATGCTCAAAAACCAGAGGAAGCACAAGCACCAGAATCAAAAATCAGCAAGCTAAAAAAAGGATttggaaaaaaggaaaaaccgTCCAAAGAAGACAAAAACGAGGCTAATAAGCACATAAACGAAGAAGATAAAGCGCATAAAAATAAGCTCTTGCATACACTTGAAAAGAAACTAGAGAAATTCCGGTGCGGTCAGAAGAACGTCGAGGAAGCTAAATCTACTGGAGATAAAAAGTCCGTAGTTGATTGTGCCATTAAGCGGCTAAGGGAACAAAGTTTACCTAGAAATTTGGAACCCTGCACGGAAAGTGGTTTAATTAAACGAGCAGTCTCAGTGGAAGATCTGGCAGTAGGCTCTAAGCCACTTCAAGCCAGCAAGAAGAGCGTGACGAAGATCCTcgggttatttaaaaaatatgaggaGCAGGACAAGAAGAAGGAAAAGACCGTTAAGAAGACTAAAAGCAAAGCTATAGTTAAGGAGAATAGTGAATCAGTTATTGACAAAAAAGAACGGCCAAAGTCACTTTTGCTAGACAAAATGAGGCATTTTCAAAACAGTTCTAAGGCAGAGAATCAAGCGGATAATTCTAATGGGGATGATCGACCGAAGTCTAAATTACCAATAGTAAATACCTATAGGCGCAGCCTGAACTTAGATCATCTACCTGAGCCGCCAACAGAATTTCACCCTAAGCCGGATCGGAGTAATTTGCGACTGGATTTGAATCAAACTTCAAGGATCCACATAGAAGCCCCAGAGGAAGAGGTCAGGCCTGGCAGCACGATGGAGAACGACGTTTATTCCCCTCAAAACGAAAATCGGAACTCGTTGACAACAACCGATGACAGTTCCACAATTCTTTCACCCACTGACGACTATTTATCTTGCGACTCCTGGTCGGCCTGCTCAGATTATCATCACTTGAACGACCTCCATTCACCTCAACACAACGGACATGTTCCTTACTCAGGAGACGAAAGCGAATCAGTAATAGACAGAATCAGGCGCAAGAGCTTTTACACGAGGTTCAACGAGAAAAAGAGACCTACGAGGAAGCCTTCGGTTGGAATTGCGTACAGAAACATGGATTTGTATGGGAGAGAGTATTCGAAGCCTGACTACAGCTCATTGGATCGATATCGCAGTCCCAGTGTGAGCAGAag GACAAGTTTTACATCATACATCCCCGAGGTCAACACCTCGACAACGAGGAATTCGAAAGAGTATCGGCCGTATGTTCGTAGTGCCACCGTCTTGAACGACTACGTGAACGTCCCAGGCGGGAGCCAAAGTTTGGCACACACTTACCAAAACGTCCCCGGATCGCATAATAGTTTAATTG GCCATTCTTATCAGAACCTTCCCGGCTCATACCAGACCTATAACAGTCGAATAGCTAGGCCTTCGAAATACACGGACTCTGATAGTCATCTGGATGACTTTTTGACTACTTCAGTACCCAAAAG GCATAGTTTGTACCGAGCAGCATTTGACAGGGGTTCCCTGTCTCCGGGCAGTGAATACTTCACCGACAGGGCGTCTTCGATTCTTCAGTCTCCAACCACTTCAGAGCCCATCTAA